From the Acidimicrobiales bacterium genome, the window CTCACCGCGCTCGGCTTCCCGTTCCGACGCGAGGGGCAGTAGCGATGGCGAAGAAGGCACTGGTCCAAAAGCAGCAGCGCAAGCCGAAGTTCAAGGTCCGCGCCTACACGCGCTGTCGTCGTTGCGGGCGGCCGCGGGCGGTCTTCCGCCACTTCGGCCTGTGCCGGATCTGCCTGCGCCAGCTGGTCCACGCCGGCGAGGTTCCCGGCGTCACGAAGGCGAGCTGGTGAGAGGAGGCGAAGGCCGATGACGGTGACGGACCCGATCGCCGACATGCTGACGCGCCTTCGCAACGCCAACGCGGCGATGCACGAGACGGTCCGCATGCCCGGCTCCAAGCTGAAGGTGTCGCTCGCCTCGATCCTCGAGCGGGAGGGCTACATCGCCGGCTTCTCGACGACGACCGACCGGCGGTCGCCCGGCACGGTCCTCGAGATCAAGATGAAGTACGCCCCCGACCGGACCCGGGCGATCGCGGGGCTGCGTCGCGTGTCGACGCCAGGGCTTCGCGTCTACGCGCGCGCCGACCAGCTGCCGCGCGTGCTCGGCGGGCTCGGCGTGGCCGTGCTCTCGACGAGCAGGGGCCTGCTCACCGACCGCGAGGCGCGCCAGCAGCACGTCGGCGGCGAGGTGCTCTGCTATGTCTGGTGACCGGGCGCGCCGGCCCGGCGGGAGGTCGGCGTGATGTCGCGCATCGGACGTGCACCGATACCGCTGCCCGCGGGCGTCGACGTGCGCCTGGAGGACGGCCGCATCGCCGTGAGCGGACCGAGGGGGCGCCTCGAGCGGGCGCTCCCGCCGCAGATCTCGGTCCGCCACGACGCGCCGGGCTCCCGCCTCGTCGTCGAGCGGATCGACGACGCGCGCACGAGCCGTGCCCTGCACGGGCTCACCCGCTCGCTCGTCGCGAACATGGTGACGGGCGTCACGGAGGGCTTCGCGAAGGAGCTTGAGATCGTCGGCGTCGGCTACCGGGCGAGCGCGCGCGGGCCGTCCCAGCTCGAGCTCGCCCTCGGCTTCAGCCACCCGGTCGTCGTCGACGCCCCGGAGGGGATCACCTTCGAGGTCCCCGCACCGACGCGCGTGACGGTGCGCGGGATCGACAAGGAGAAGGTCGGCCAGGTGGCAGCCGACATCCGCAGGATCCGCAAGCCCGAACCCTACAAGGGCAAGGGCGTCCGCTACGCAGGCGAGGTCGTCCTCCGCAAGGCAGGGAAGGCTGGCAAGTGATGAGCAGCGCAGCACGCACCCACGAGCTGCGGGCCCGGCGGCACCGCCGCGTCCGCGTCAAGGTCGTCGGGACGCCCGAGCGTCCCCGGCTCGCCGTCTACCGCTCGAACCGCCACATCGTCGCCCAGGTGATCGACGACGTCGCGGGGCGCACGATCGCCGCCGCCTCGACGGTCGAGCCGGCGCTGCGCTCGGGGCCGACCGGGAACGTCGCCGCGGCGAGCACGGTCGGCCGCCTCGTCGCCGAGCGGGCCCGGGCACGAGGCGTGGTTCGCGTCGTCTTCGACCGGGGTTCCTCCCGCTACCACGGCCGCGTCGCCGCGCTCGCGCAGGCGGCGCGCGCGGCGGGATTGGAGTTCTAGCGATGGCCGAGCTGCAGCTCGAGGAGCGCACGATCAAGGTGAACCGGGTCGCCAAGGTGGTGAAGGGCGGCCGGCGCTTCTCCTTCACGGCGCTCATGGTCCTCGGCGACGGACAGGGACGCGTCGGCCTCGGCTACGGCAAGGCGAAGGAGGCCGGGCTCGCGGTGCAGAAGGGGATCGAGGAGGCCCGCAAGCACCTCTTCGAGGTCCCGCTTGCGGGCTCGACGATCACGCACCCCGTGATCGGCGAGGCCGGGGCGGGGAGGATCCTGCTCAAGCCCGCCGCGCCGGGCACCGGCGTGATCGCCGGGGGTGCGGCGCGGGCCATCCTCGAGATGGCCGGCATTCGCGACATCGTCGCGAAGTCCCTCGGGACCTCGAACGCCATCAACGTCGCGCACGCCACCATCGCCGGGCTGCGGGCGCTGCGCCGTCCGGACGAGGTGGCGCGCCTGCGCGGGAAGGCCGCCGGCGAGATCGTGCCCGCCGGCGTCCTGCGCGCCTACGAGGAGCGCCGGCGCACCCAGCTCGCGGCGGGGGGGCGCTGACGTGGCCCGACAGGCTGAGTCCCTCCTCGTCACCCAGGTCCGCTCCGCGATCGGTACGAAGCCGAAGCACCGCGGGACGCTGCGGGCGCTCGGTCTGCGCCGCATCGGCTCCCGGCGGGTCCTGCCCGACCGCCCCGAGGTGCGCGGCATGCTGGCGCGCGTCGCCCACCTCGTGCGGGTCGAGCCCGCCGAGGCGGCCGACGCCCCGGGTGCCGCCCGGCCCCGGCCGTCGAGAGCGAGGTGACCGCCTGATGTACCTGCACGAGCTCACCCCGGCCCCCGGCGCGCACCGGCGTCGGCGCCGCGTCGCCCGGGGCATCGCGGGCAAGGGGGGCAAGACCGCCGGACGAGGGACGAAGGGCCAGCGGGCGCGCGCGAGCGTGCGGCCCGGCTTCGAGGGCGGGCAGCTCCCCCTCACCCAGCGCGTCCCGAAGCTGCGCGGCTTCGCCAACCCCTTCCGCGTCGCCTACAACGTCGTCAACCTCGACGCCCTCGACGCCGTCGAGGGCGACGAAGTCACGCCCGCCACCCTCGAGGCGGCCGGGCTCGTCCACCACGGGGGCCTCGTCAAGGTGCTCGCCCGCGGGAGCGTGGGGCGCCCGCTGCACGTCTCCGCCCACGCCTTCTCGCGTGCCGCCGCCGCGGCGATCGAGGCGGCGGGCGGCCGCGTGACCGTGCTCGAGCCGCCCGACGGGGCCCGCCGGCCACCCGCCTCGGGGAACGCCCTCGCGAACCGGTAGGGTAGGCGTCCTGCTCGCGAGTCGCGGCGAGGTGGGGCGGCCCGGCGTGGGCCGAGACGCACGGGAGGCACGGTGCTCTCGAGTCTGAAGCAGATCGTCCGGGTCGCCGACCTGCGGAACAAGGTCCTGTTCACGCTGTTCATCATCGCCGTCTACCAGCTCGGCGCGAACATCCCGGTGCCCGGCATCAGCGTGAGCGCCATCCAGAGCATCACGAACAAGTCGCGCGGCTCGGGCATCCTCGGCTTCCTCGACCTGTTCTCCGGCGGTGCGCTCGCGCGCGCCGCGGTGCTCGGGCTCGGGATCATGCCCTACATCACCGCGTCGATCATCATCCAGCTCCTCGTCACGGTGATCCCGAAGTTCGCCGAGTGGCGCGACCAGGGTGCCGTCGGCCAGCGCAAGCTCACCCAGGCGACGCGCTACCTCACCGTCGTGCTCGCCATCATGCAGTCGTCCGGCCTCGTCTTCCTGCTCCACTCCGGCCAGCTCTTCGGTGGCTCGGCCTCGGGCAGCCTCAACCTCATCCCGGACTTCACGGCCTGGCGCGTGCTCTTCATCATCCTCACCTTCACGGCGGGCACGGCCTTCGTGATGTGGCTCGGCGAGCTCATCACCCAGCGGGGCATCGGGCAGGGGATGTCGATCCTCGTCTTCGCCAACGTGGTCGCCACGCTGCCGCTCGACGTCACCTTGATCCGCAGCCAGCGGGGGTGGGCGGGCCTCGCCATCATCGCCCTCGTGTGCCTCGCGCTGCTCGTCGCGATCGTCTTCACCGAGCTCGGCCAGCGGCGCATCCCGGTGACCTTCGCCCGGCGGGTCCAGGGCCGGCGCATGTACGGGGGGCAGAGCACCTACATCCCGCTCAAGGTCAACCACGCCGGCGTGATCCCGATCATCTTCGCGTCGTCGCTGCTGTACATCCCGGTCCTCGTCGCCACCGTCCTGCCCTGGCAGGGAGTGCGCAACTGGATCCAGGCGAACCTCTACAGCGCCACGGGCGGCGTGTACCTCGCGCTCTACGGGCTGTTCATCATCGTCTTCACCTTCTTCTACGTGCAGGTCAACTTCGACCCGCCGCAGCAGGCCGACACCATCCGCAA encodes:
- a CDS encoding type Z 30S ribosomal protein S14, with the protein product MAKKALVQKQQRKPKFKVRAYTRCRRCGRPRAVFRHFGLCRICLRQLVHAGEVPGVTKASW
- the rpsH gene encoding 30S ribosomal protein S8; protein product: MTVTDPIADMLTRLRNANAAMHETVRMPGSKLKVSLASILEREGYIAGFSTTTDRRSPGTVLEIKMKYAPDRTRAIAGLRRVSTPGLRVYARADQLPRVLGGLGVAVLSTSRGLLTDREARQQHVGGEVLCYVW
- the rplF gene encoding 50S ribosomal protein L6 produces the protein MSRIGRAPIPLPAGVDVRLEDGRIAVSGPRGRLERALPPQISVRHDAPGSRLVVERIDDARTSRALHGLTRSLVANMVTGVTEGFAKELEIVGVGYRASARGPSQLELALGFSHPVVVDAPEGITFEVPAPTRVTVRGIDKEKVGQVAADIRRIRKPEPYKGKGVRYAGEVVLRKAGKAGK
- the rplR gene encoding 50S ribosomal protein L18 yields the protein MSSAARTHELRARRHRRVRVKVVGTPERPRLAVYRSNRHIVAQVIDDVAGRTIAAASTVEPALRSGPTGNVAAASTVGRLVAERARARGVVRVVFDRGSSRYHGRVAALAQAARAAGLEF
- the rpsE gene encoding 30S ribosomal protein S5; its protein translation is MAELQLEERTIKVNRVAKVVKGGRRFSFTALMVLGDGQGRVGLGYGKAKEAGLAVQKGIEEARKHLFEVPLAGSTITHPVIGEAGAGRILLKPAAPGTGVIAGGAARAILEMAGIRDIVAKSLGTSNAINVAHATIAGLRALRRPDEVARLRGKAAGEIVPAGVLRAYEERRRTQLAAGGR
- the rpmD gene encoding 50S ribosomal protein L30, translated to MARQAESLLVTQVRSAIGTKPKHRGTLRALGLRRIGSRRVLPDRPEVRGMLARVAHLVRVEPAEAADAPGAARPRPSRAR
- the rplO gene encoding 50S ribosomal protein L15 encodes the protein MYLHELTPAPGAHRRRRRVARGIAGKGGKTAGRGTKGQRARASVRPGFEGGQLPLTQRVPKLRGFANPFRVAYNVVNLDALDAVEGDEVTPATLEAAGLVHHGGLVKVLARGSVGRPLHVSAHAFSRAAAAAIEAAGGRVTVLEPPDGARRPPASGNALANR
- the secY gene encoding preprotein translocase subunit SecY, whose protein sequence is MLSSLKQIVRVADLRNKVLFTLFIIAVYQLGANIPVPGISVSAIQSITNKSRGSGILGFLDLFSGGALARAAVLGLGIMPYITASIIIQLLVTVIPKFAEWRDQGAVGQRKLTQATRYLTVVLAIMQSSGLVFLLHSGQLFGGSASGSLNLIPDFTAWRVLFIILTFTAGTAFVMWLGELITQRGIGQGMSILVFANVVATLPLDVTLIRSQRGWAGLAIIALVCLALLVAIVFTELGQRRIPVTFARRVQGRRMYGGQSTYIPLKVNHAGVIPIIFASSLLYIPVLVATVLPWQGVRNWIQANLYSATGGVYLALYGLFIIVFTFFYVQVNFDPPQQADTIRKQGGYIPGIRPGPPTEAHLSRILNRITLPGSLFLAFVALVPSALLAAWHISGIPFFGTTLLISVGVALETNKQIDSQLTMRNYEGFLR